Proteins encoded within one genomic window of Streptomyces taklimakanensis:
- the rimP gene encoding ribosome maturation factor RimP → MSTTQSERLRVLLEPLAVGRGLDLEEVTVTPAGRRRVLRVVVDSDEGVQLDTCAELSRAASEVLDSTDVMGGAPYVLEVTSPGTDRPLTEPRHYRRAVGRLIRARLTDEAGGDELVARITAVDDDGLDLEVPGVKGRKPTARRLAFDEIARARVEIEFNRKAADRTDGVRQAAASDDESQEEA, encoded by the coding sequence ATGAGCACCACCCAGAGCGAGAGGCTGCGAGTACTGCTGGAGCCGCTCGCCGTCGGCAGAGGCCTGGATCTGGAAGAGGTCACCGTGACCCCGGCGGGCAGAAGGCGCGTCCTGCGCGTGGTGGTGGACTCCGACGAGGGCGTACAGCTCGACACCTGCGCCGAGCTGAGCCGCGCGGCGTCCGAGGTGCTGGACTCCACGGACGTGATGGGGGGCGCCCCCTACGTCCTGGAGGTCACCTCACCCGGCACCGACCGCCCGCTGACCGAGCCGCGGCACTACCGCCGCGCCGTGGGCAGGCTGATCAGGGCGCGGCTGACCGACGAGGCGGGGGGCGACGAACTGGTCGCCCGGATCACGGCGGTGGACGACGACGGGCTGGACCTGGAGGTCCCCGGCGTCAAGGGCCGGAAGCCCACCGCCCGCCGGCTCGCCTTCGACGAGATCGCCAGGGCCAGGGTCGAGATCGAGTTCAACCGCAAGGCCGCCGACAGGACCGACGGTGTACGTCAGGCTGCGGCCTCTGACGACGAGAGCCAGGAGGAGGCGTAG
- the nusA gene encoding transcription termination factor NusA, protein MDIDMSALRGLVREKEISFDLLVEAIEAALLIAYHRTEGSHRHARVELDRSTGHVTVWAKEDPADLPEGTEPREFDDTPSGFGRIAATTAKQVILQRLRDAEEEITFGEYAGREGDIVTGVVQQGKDPRSVLVDIGKLEAILPPQEQVPGEDYSHGTRLRTYVVRVAKGVRGPSVTLSRTHPNLVKKLFALEVPEIADGSVEIAAIAREAGHRTKIAVRSTRSGLNAKGACIGPMGGRVRNVMAELNGEKIDIVDWSDDPAEMVANALSPARVSRVEVVDAAARSARVTVPDYQLSLAIGKEGQNARLAARLTGWRIDIRPDTEQSGEQGGER, encoded by the coding sequence GTGGACATCGACATGAGTGCCCTGCGGGGCCTGGTCAGGGAGAAGGAGATCTCCTTCGACCTGTTGGTGGAGGCGATCGAGGCGGCGTTGCTGATCGCCTACCACCGCACCGAGGGCAGTCACCGCCACGCCCGTGTGGAGCTGGACCGTTCCACCGGCCACGTGACGGTGTGGGCCAAGGAGGACCCGGCGGACCTGCCCGAGGGCACCGAGCCGCGCGAGTTCGACGACACCCCCTCCGGTTTCGGCCGGATCGCCGCGACGACGGCCAAGCAGGTCATCCTGCAGCGGTTGCGGGACGCCGAGGAGGAGATCACCTTCGGCGAGTACGCCGGGCGCGAGGGCGACATCGTCACGGGAGTCGTCCAGCAGGGGAAGGATCCGCGCAGCGTTCTTGTTGACATCGGAAAGCTCGAGGCGATCCTGCCCCCGCAGGAGCAGGTGCCCGGTGAGGACTACTCGCACGGCACCCGGCTGCGCACCTACGTCGTGCGGGTCGCCAAGGGCGTCCGCGGCCCGTCGGTGACGCTCTCGCGCACCCACCCCAACCTGGTGAAGAAGCTCTTCGCCCTGGAGGTGCCGGAGATCGCCGACGGTTCGGTGGAGATCGCCGCCATCGCCCGCGAGGCCGGTCACCGCACCAAGATCGCCGTACGGTCCACCCGTTCGGGCCTGAACGCCAAGGGCGCGTGCATCGGCCCGATGGGCGGTCGGGTGCGCAACGTCATGGCCGAGCTCAACGGCGAGAAGATCGACATCGTGGACTGGTCGGACGATCCGGCCGAGATGGTGGCCAACGCGCTCTCGCCCGCCCGCGTGAGCAGGGTGGAGGTCGTCGACGCCGCGGCCCGGTCGGCCCGGGTCACCGTGCCCGACTACCAGTTGTCGCTGGCGATCGGCAAGGAAGGGCAGAACGCCCGGCTCGCCGCCCGGCTCACCGGCTGGCGGATCGACATCCGCCCGGACACCGAGCAGAGCGGGGAGCAGGGCGGGGAACGCTGA
- a CDS encoding DUF448 domain-containing protein gives MSDRTRARACPERTCVGCRERSGKGEMLRVVLVEGECVPDHRGTLPGRGAYLHPTPTCVDLAVRRRAFQRAFRVPGPLDTAKLRSAVPRETP, from the coding sequence GTGTCCGACCGGACGCGTGCCCGCGCATGCCCTGAACGCACCTGCGTGGGTTGCCGGGAGCGGTCGGGCAAGGGCGAAATGCTGCGTGTGGTGTTGGTCGAGGGCGAATGCGTTCCCGATCATCGCGGTACGCTGCCCGGCCGGGGTGCTTATCTGCACCCCACACCGACCTGTGTCGACCTGGCGGTCCGCCGCCGGGCGTTCCAGCGGGCCTTCCGGGTCCCTGGGCCGCTCGACACCGCGAAACTGCGGAGCGCAGTGCCGCGGGAGACACCGTAA
- the infB gene encoding translation initiation factor IF-2, which translates to MAKVRVYELAKELGVESKVVMAKLQELGEFVRSASSTIEAPVVRKLTDAFDAGNGAGGAKKSAAKPAAPRKAAPKPGAPKPGASAPKPGAPKPGAPRPSASPADAAKSAPQKNVPGPGPAKPAPAPAPRPAPAKPGPAQPPAKPEFTAPPSTGGAPKPGAPKPGARPGAPAQGQGGGRSGGPKPGGPKPGARPSGPRPGNNPFTSGGSTGMGRPQAPRPGGAPRPGGPGGQRPGAGQGGPRPQAPGGARPSPGNMPRPQGGAAGPRPQGGNRPNPGMMPQRPAAGPRPGPGGRGPGGGGRPGGAGRPGGGGGFGGRPGGGGGGRPGGGGGFGGRPGGGGGGFGGRPGFGGRPGGPGGRGGTQGAFGRPGGPARRGRKSKRQRRQEYEAMQAPSIGGVMLPRGKGETVRLSRGASLTDFAEKINANPASLVQVMFNLGEMVTATQSVSDETLQLLGEEMNYVVQIVSPEEEDRELLESFDIEFGEDEGGDEALVPRPPVVTVMGHVDHGKTRLLDAIRKTNVIEGEAGGITQHIGAYQAKTEVNDEERKITFIDTPGHEAFTAMRARGAKSTDIAILVVAANDGVMPQTIEALNHAKAADVPIVVAVNKIDVEGADPTKVRGQLTEYGLVAEEYGGDTMFVDISAKQGLNIDQLLEAVILTADASLDLRANPNQDAQGIAIEAHLDRGRGAVATVLVQRGTLRVGDTMVVGDAYGRVRAMLDDKGNNLQEATPSTPALVLGLTSVPGAGDNFLVVDEDRTARQIAEKRAARERNAAFAKRTRRVSLEDLDKVLKAGEVQQLNLIIKGDASGSVEALESSLLQLDVGEDVDLRILHRGVGAVTETDIDLATGSDAIVIGFNVRAEGRATQMAEREGVDVRYYSVIYQAIEEIEAALKGMLKPEYEEVELGTAEIREVFRSSKLGNIAGVIIRSGEVRRNTKARLIRDGKVVAENLTIEGLRRFKDDVTEIREGFEGGINLGNYNDIKVDDIIATYEMREKPRA; encoded by the coding sequence GTGGCTAAGGTCCGGGTATACGAGCTCGCCAAGGAGCTTGGAGTCGAAAGCAAGGTCGTCATGGCCAAGCTCCAGGAACTCGGTGAATTCGTCCGTTCGGCGTCCTCGACCATCGAGGCGCCGGTCGTACGCAAACTGACTGACGCATTCGACGCGGGCAACGGTGCCGGTGGCGCCAAGAAGTCCGCCGCGAAGCCCGCCGCGCCCCGCAAGGCGGCGCCCAAGCCGGGCGCCCCCAAGCCGGGCGCCTCCGCACCCAAGCCGGGTGCCCCCAAGCCCGGCGCGCCCCGGCCGTCGGCCTCCCCGGCCGACGCCGCCAAGAGCGCGCCCCAGAAGAACGTCCCGGGTCCGGGGCCGGCCAAGCCCGCCCCCGCCCCCGCTCCGCGTCCGGCCCCGGCCAAGCCCGGTCCGGCGCAGCCTCCGGCCAAGCCGGAGTTCACCGCCCCGCCGTCGACCGGTGGCGCGCCCAAGCCGGGCGCCCCGAAGCCGGGGGCCCGCCCCGGCGCGCCCGCGCAGGGCCAGGGCGGCGGCCGTTCCGGCGGCCCGAAGCCGGGCGGCCCCAAGCCGGGTGCCCGTCCCTCGGGTCCGCGTCCGGGCAACAACCCCTTCACCTCCGGCGGCTCCACCGGCATGGGACGCCCGCAGGCGCCCCGGCCGGGCGGTGCCCCGCGCCCCGGCGGTCCGGGCGGTCAGCGTCCCGGCGCCGGCCAGGGCGGTCCCCGTCCGCAGGCGCCCGGCGGCGCGCGTCCCAGCCCCGGCAACATGCCGCGTCCGCAGGGCGGTGCCGCGGGTCCGCGTCCGCAGGGCGGCAACCGTCCCAACCCGGGCATGATGCCGCAGCGTCCGGCCGCGGGTCCGCGTCCGGGCCCCGGTGGCCGCGGTCCCGGCGGCGGTGGCCGTCCGGGCGGTGCCGGTCGTCCCGGTGGTGGCGGCGGCTTCGGCGGCCGTCCCGGCGGTGGCGGCGGCGGCCGTCCCGGTGGTGGCGGCGGCTTCGGCGGCCGTCCCGGCGGTGGCGGCGGCGGCTTCGGCGGCCGTCCCGGTTTCGGCGGTCGTCCCGGTGGCCCCGGCGGCCGTGGTGGCACCCAGGGCGCCTTCGGTCGTCCCGGTGGCCCGGCGCGTCGCGGCCGCAAGTCGAAGCGGCAGAGGCGCCAGGAGTACGAGGCCATGCAGGCCCCGTCCATCGGCGGCGTGATGCTGCCGCGCGGCAAGGGCGAGACCGTCCGACTGTCGCGTGGCGCGTCGCTCACCGACTTCGCGGAGAAGATCAACGCCAACCCGGCGTCGCTGGTCCAGGTGATGTTCAACCTGGGCGAGATGGTCACCGCGACCCAGTCGGTCTCCGACGAGACGCTCCAGCTCCTCGGCGAGGAGATGAACTACGTCGTCCAGATCGTCAGCCCCGAGGAGGAGGACCGCGAGCTGCTCGAGTCCTTCGACATCGAGTTCGGCGAGGACGAGGGCGGCGACGAGGCCCTGGTGCCGCGTCCGCCGGTGGTGACCGTCATGGGTCACGTCGACCACGGCAAGACGCGCCTGCTGGACGCGATCCGCAAGACCAACGTCATCGAGGGCGAGGCCGGCGGCATCACCCAGCACATCGGCGCCTACCAGGCGAAGACCGAGGTCAACGACGAAGAGCGCAAGATCACCTTCATCGACACCCCGGGTCACGAGGCGTTCACCGCCATGCGTGCCCGCGGTGCGAAGTCGACCGACATCGCGATCCTCGTGGTGGCGGCCAACGACGGTGTGATGCCCCAGACGATCGAGGCCCTCAACCACGCCAAGGCGGCCGACGTGCCGATCGTGGTGGCGGTCAACAAGATCGACGTCGAGGGCGCGGACCCGACCAAGGTGCGCGGCCAGCTCACCGAGTACGGGCTCGTGGCCGAGGAGTACGGCGGCGACACCATGTTCGTCGACATCTCCGCCAAGCAGGGTCTGAACATCGACCAGCTGCTGGAGGCCGTGATCCTCACCGCGGACGCCTCGCTCGACCTGCGGGCCAACCCGAACCAGGACGCCCAGGGCATCGCGATCGAGGCCCACCTCGACCGCGGCCGCGGCGCCGTGGCCACCGTCCTGGTCCAGCGCGGCACCCTGCGGGTCGGCGACACCATGGTCGTCGGCGACGCCTACGGCCGTGTCCGGGCGATGCTCGACGACAAGGGCAACAACCTCCAGGAGGCGACCCCGTCGACTCCGGCCCTGGTGCTGGGTCTGACCAGCGTCCCGGGGGCGGGCGACAACTTCCTGGTGGTCGACGAGGACCGCACGGCACGCCAGATCGCCGAGAAGCGCGCCGCCCGCGAGCGGAACGCCGCGTTCGCCAAGCGCACCCGCCGGGTCTCCCTGGAGGACCTGGACAAGGTGCTCAAGGCCGGCGAGGTGCAGCAGCTCAACCTCATCATCAAGGGCGACGCGTCCGGTTCGGTCGAGGCCCTGGAGTCGTCGCTGCTCCAGCTCGACGTCGGCGAGGACGTGGACCTGCGCATCCTGCACCGGGGCGTGGGCGCGGTCACCGAGACCGACATCGACCTGGCGACCGGCTCCGACGCCATCGTCATCGGCTTCAACGTGCGCGCCGAGGGGCGTGCCACGCAGATGGCCGAACGCGAGGGCGTGGACGTCCGCTACTACTCGGTCATCTACCAGGCGATCGAGGAGATCGAGGCGGCCCTCAAGGGCATGCTCAAGCCGGAGTACGAAGAGGTCGAGCTGGGCACGGCGGAGATCCGCGAGGTCTTCCGCTCCTCCAAGCTCGGCAACATCGCGGGTGTCATCATCCGCTCCGGCGAGGTCAGGCGGAACACCAAGGCCCGTCTCATCCGCGACGGCAAGGTCGTGGCGGAGAACCTCACCATCGAGGGCCTGCGTCGCTTCAAGGACGACGTCACCGAGATCCGCGAGGGCTTCGAGGGTGGTATCAACCTCGGGAACTACAACGACATCAAGGTCGACGACATCATCGCGACGTACGAGATGCGGGAGAAGCCCCGCGCCTGA
- a CDS encoding DUF503 domain-containing protein — translation MYVGTLSFDLLLGDVRSLKEKRSVIRPIIAELQRKYAVSAAEVGEQNLHRRALIGLAMVSGDAGHVSDVLDRCERLVAARPEVELLSVRRRFHGDDD, via the coding sequence ATGTACGTAGGCACACTCTCCTTCGATCTGCTGCTCGGCGACGTACGGTCGCTGAAGGAGAAGCGGTCGGTCATTCGCCCGATCATCGCCGAGCTCCAGCGCAAGTACGCGGTGAGCGCGGCGGAGGTCGGGGAACAGAACCTCCACCGCAGGGCCCTGATCGGCCTGGCGATGGTCTCCGGGGACGCGGGACACGTCTCCGACGTGCTCGACCGGTGCGAACGGCTGGTGGCCGCGCGACCGGAGGTGGAACTGCTGTCGGTGCGGCGACGGTTCCACGGCGACGACGACTGA
- the rbfA gene encoding 30S ribosome-binding factor RbfA, which produces MTDTARARKLADRIRVVVAETLQRRIKDPRLGYVTITDTRVTGDLREATVFYTVYGDDEERAASAAALESAKGVLRSEVGRQTGVRFTPSLTFVPDALPENARTIDDLLEKARASDAQVRQVSSGATYAGDADPYRKPVRDDEEPGEETDGDTDDTDDTDDTDGEGA; this is translated from the coding sequence ATGACCGACACCGCGCGGGCACGCAAGCTGGCCGACCGCATCCGGGTCGTGGTCGCGGAGACCCTCCAGCGGCGGATCAAGGACCCGCGGCTCGGCTATGTGACGATCACCGACACCCGGGTCACCGGTGACCTGCGGGAGGCGACCGTCTTCTACACGGTCTACGGCGACGACGAGGAGCGCGCGGCCTCGGCGGCCGCGCTGGAGAGCGCCAAGGGCGTGCTCCGCTCCGAGGTCGGACGGCAGACCGGCGTGCGCTTCACGCCGTCGCTGACGTTCGTCCCGGACGCGCTCCCGGAGAACGCCCGGACCATCGACGATCTGCTGGAGAAGGCCAGGGCGTCGGACGCCCAGGTCCGGCAGGTGTCCTCCGGCGCCACCTACGCGGGTGACGCCGACCCCTACCGCAAGCCCGTCCGGGACGACGAGGAGCCGGGCGAGGAGACCGACGGCGACACCGACGACACCGACGACACCGACGACACGGACGGCGAGGGCGCCTGA
- the truB gene encoding tRNA pseudouridine(55) synthase TruB, with product MARSKGTQEPGGLVVVDKPAGFTSHDVVAKMRGIARTRRVGHAGTLDPMATGVLVLGIEKATRLLGHLALTEKEYVGTIRLGQSTVTDDAEGEVTASTPAAGLSREAIDAGVAQLTGDILQTPSKVSAVKIDGKRAYARVREGEEVELAARPVTVSSFAVHDVREGSAEDGTPVTDLLVSVVCSSGTYIRALARDLGADLGVGGHLTALRRTRVGPYGLEAARTLEQHQESLTVMPLGEAAAAAFPRWDVDERRARLLANGVRIAMPPAERPGPVAVFGPGDRFTALVEERGGKARSLAVFA from the coding sequence GTGGCACGCAGCAAAGGCACCCAGGAGCCCGGCGGACTGGTCGTCGTCGACAAGCCCGCCGGCTTCACCTCCCACGACGTCGTCGCCAAGATGCGCGGCATCGCCCGCACCCGGCGGGTCGGGCACGCCGGCACCCTCGACCCGATGGCCACCGGCGTCCTGGTCCTGGGCATCGAGAAGGCGACCCGACTGCTGGGACACCTGGCGCTGACGGAGAAGGAGTACGTCGGAACCATCCGGCTCGGCCAGAGCACGGTCACCGACGACGCCGAGGGCGAGGTCACCGCCTCCACCCCGGCCGCCGGCCTGTCGCGCGAGGCGATCGACGCCGGGGTGGCCCAACTGACCGGGGACATCCTCCAGACCCCCTCCAAGGTCAGCGCCGTCAAGATCGACGGGAAGCGGGCGTACGCCCGGGTGCGCGAGGGAGAGGAGGTGGAGTTGGCCGCCCGGCCGGTCACCGTCTCCTCCTTCGCCGTGCACGACGTCCGCGAGGGGAGCGCCGAGGACGGCACGCCCGTCACGGACCTGCTGGTCTCGGTCGTCTGCTCCTCCGGCACCTACATCCGGGCGCTCGCCCGCGACCTGGGCGCCGACCTGGGCGTCGGCGGCCACCTCACCGCGCTGCGCCGCACCCGGGTGGGTCCCTACGGCCTGGAGGCGGCGCGCACCCTGGAACAGCACCAGGAGTCGCTGACCGTCATGCCCCTCGGGGAGGCCGCCGCCGCGGCGTTCCCCCGCTGGGACGTGGACGAGCGACGGGCCCGACTGCTGGCCAACGGCGTGCGGATCGCCATGCCGCCCGCCGAACGGCCCGGCCCGGTGGCCGTCTTCGGCCCGGGGGACCGTTTCACGGCCCTGGTCGAGGAACGCGGCGGCAAGGCCAGGAGCCTGGCCGTCTTCGCCTGA
- a CDS encoding bifunctional riboflavin kinase/FAD synthetase produces the protein MQRWRGLEDIPEDWGRSVVTIGSYDGVHRGHQTIIGRAVERARELGLPSVVVTFDPHPSEVVRPGSHPPLLAPHHRRAELMAELGVDAVLVLPFTREFSRLSPAEFAAKVLVDRLHARTVVEGPNFRFGHKAAGTVETLAELGRTYDYEVMVVDLFERGEAGGGEPFSSTLTRRLVAEGDVRGAAEVLGRPHRVEGVVVRGAQRGRELGYPTANVETLPHTAIPADGVYAGWLVVAGESMPAAISVGTNPQFDGTERTVEAYAIDRVDLELYGLHVAVDFLAYIRGQEKFATLDELLERMAEDVRIAKGLLA, from the coding sequence GTGCAGCGCTGGCGTGGCTTGGAGGACATCCCCGAGGACTGGGGGCGCAGCGTCGTCACCATCGGCTCCTATGACGGGGTGCACCGCGGGCACCAGACGATCATCGGCAGGGCGGTCGAACGTGCTCGCGAACTGGGGCTGCCGTCCGTCGTCGTCACCTTCGACCCGCACCCCAGCGAGGTCGTGCGGCCCGGCAGCCATCCACCGCTGCTCGCCCCGCACCACCGGCGCGCGGAACTGATGGCGGAGCTCGGGGTGGACGCGGTCCTGGTCCTCCCCTTCACCCGGGAGTTCTCCAGGCTCTCACCGGCCGAGTTCGCGGCGAAGGTACTGGTGGACCGGCTCCACGCCCGCACGGTCGTGGAGGGCCCCAACTTCCGCTTCGGACACAAGGCCGCCGGCACCGTGGAGACCCTGGCGGAGCTGGGCCGGACGTACGACTACGAGGTGATGGTCGTCGACCTGTTCGAGCGCGGCGAGGCGGGCGGTGGGGAACCGTTCTCCTCCACCCTCACCCGCAGACTGGTCGCCGAGGGTGATGTGCGGGGCGCCGCCGAGGTGTTGGGCCGCCCGCACCGGGTGGAGGGCGTGGTCGTCCGCGGTGCGCAGCGCGGACGCGAACTGGGATACCCCACGGCGAACGTGGAGACCCTGCCCCACACCGCGATCCCCGCCGACGGGGTCTACGCCGGGTGGCTGGTCGTGGCCGGCGAGTCGATGCCCGCGGCGATCTCCGTCGGCACCAACCCCCAGTTCGACGGCACCGAGCGGACCGTGGAGGCGTACGCCATCGACCGGGTGGATCTCGAACTGTACGGGCTCCACGTCGCCGTCGACTTCCTGGCCTACATCCGGGGCCAGGAGAAGTTCGCCACGCTGGACGAACTGCTGGAGCGGATGGCGGAGGACGTGCGGATCGCCAAGGGGCTGCTGGCCTGA
- a CDS encoding SCO5717 family growth-regulating ATPase: protein MSSDRDEIRVDGIAPGDDLPEDDTETTGEFTIDYTPPAWYTRNAEPAPRSPAAPADGASGDGDREESAARGPEAPRNAPGDPGGTAGSDAVLDGATMRFSADAMRREIAERSVGGEPSDADAVDGRRPESGTVGSGDAVPEGSGAAPPDEGGPEEPTEEDGDGPEEVRERTPDRGDAPDGSEGAGGPGAPAGEKTGGGAAQAPAPPPWQPSPEGGVPAGLPPLPPHFRPAAPQPGAPVPASGWNTTPEQPPADPAPHQQAPGGYGFPQPPGPGTPPQAGGPARPPSTAPGAPAPAPAPAPAPQGGYGFPQQPPVPPAPHQPVPGGHGFPQQPPAPPTHQPPAGPPTPDSPVPPSGYGFPQQQPPAPPAHRPPDAPQPPQAQPPQTEPPGAPQDPRAGTAWPADPRRQPPSQPGSLGYTASVELSSDRLLNQKKKPRPQSGRGGGSRFRFGARKEEAERQRKLDLIRTPVLSCYRIAVISLKGGVGKTTTTTALGATLASERQDKVIAIDANPDAGTLGRRVRRETGATIRDLVSAIPYLNSYMDIRRFTSQAPSGLEILANDVDPAISTTFNDEDYRRVIDVLGRQYPIILTDSGTGLLYSAMRGVLDLADQLIVISTPSVDGASSASTTLDWLSAHGYGDLVQRSVTVISGVRETGKMIKVDDIVAHFRTRCREVVVVPFDEHLAAGAELDLDMMRPRTREAYFDLAALIAEDFSRHQQEQGLWSPGGNPPHVAPPMPGQQPHPQYQQQPHPGGPGGPPPYAQPQPGPYPPGPQPQPGQAQPYAPPQPGGNPPHPAPPAPGEQWRRQPPPER, encoded by the coding sequence GTGAGCAGCGACCGGGACGAGATCCGCGTCGACGGGATCGCACCCGGCGACGATCTGCCCGAGGACGACACCGAGACCACGGGCGAGTTCACCATCGACTACACACCGCCTGCCTGGTACACGCGGAACGCCGAGCCCGCGCCGCGGTCGCCCGCGGCCCCCGCCGACGGGGCGTCCGGTGACGGCGACCGTGAGGAATCCGCCGCGCGGGGTCCCGAGGCACCCCGGAACGCCCCGGGAGATCCGGGCGGGACCGCCGGAAGCGACGCCGTCCTCGACGGCGCCACCATGCGCTTCTCCGCCGACGCCATGCGCCGGGAGATCGCCGAGCGGAGCGTCGGGGGGGAGCCGTCCGACGCGGACGCCGTCGATGGGCGTCGCCCGGAGAGCGGGACCGTGGGGTCCGGTGACGCCGTGCCCGAGGGCTCCGGTGCCGCGCCGCCGGACGAGGGCGGCCCGGAGGAGCCCACGGAGGAGGACGGCGACGGGCCGGAAGAGGTACGGGAGAGGACCCCCGACCGGGGCGACGCGCCCGACGGCTCCGAAGGCGCCGGGGGGCCCGGTGCTCCGGCCGGAGAGAAAACCGGCGGCGGTGCGGCACAGGCCCCCGCTCCCCCGCCGTGGCAGCCCTCGCCCGAGGGTGGGGTGCCCGCCGGGCTTCCTCCGCTGCCTCCGCACTTCCGGCCCGCCGCGCCGCAGCCCGGTGCTCCGGTTCCGGCATCGGGGTGGAACACCACGCCGGAGCAGCCGCCCGCCGACCCCGCGCCCCACCAGCAGGCCCCGGGCGGTTACGGTTTCCCGCAACCGCCCGGCCCCGGCACGCCGCCGCAGGCCGGCGGCCCGGCCCGACCCCCGTCCACCGCACCCGGCGCACCGGCACCGGCACCGGCACCGGCACCGGCACCGCAGGGTGGATACGGCTTCCCGCAGCAGCCTCCGGTCCCGCCCGCGCCCCACCAGCCCGTTCCGGGCGGCCACGGCTTCCCGCAGCAACCCCCCGCCCCGCCGACGCACCAGCCGCCCGCCGGCCCCCCGACACCCGACTCCCCGGTACCGCCGAGTGGTTACGGCTTCCCCCAGCAGCAGCCCCCCGCCCCGCCGGCGCACCGGCCGCCGGACGCGCCGCAGCCGCCCCAGGCCCAGCCGCCCCAGACCGAGCCGCCCGGCGCGCCGCAGGATCCCCGTGCCGGCACCGCCTGGCCCGCCGACCCGCGCCGGCAGCCGCCGAGTCAACCCGGCTCGCTCGGCTACACCGCGTCGGTCGAGCTGTCCTCCGACCGCCTGCTGAACCAGAAGAAGAAGCCTCGCCCGCAGAGCGGCCGCGGCGGCGGCTCCCGGTTCCGCTTCGGTGCCCGGAAGGAGGAGGCCGAGCGGCAGCGCAAGCTGGACCTCATCCGCACTCCGGTGCTGTCCTGCTACCGCATCGCGGTGATCAGCCTCAAGGGCGGCGTCGGCAAGACCACGACCACCACCGCCCTCGGGGCGACGCTCGCCAGCGAGCGGCAGGACAAGGTCATCGCGATCGACGCCAACCCGGACGCCGGCACACTGGGCCGCCGGGTGCGGCGCGAGACGGGCGCCACCATCCGTGACCTGGTGTCGGCCATCCCGTACCTCAACAGCTACATGGACATCCGCCGGTTCACCTCGCAGGCGCCCTCCGGTCTGGAGATCCTCGCCAACGACGTGGACCCGGCGATCTCCACCACCTTCAACGACGAGGACTACCGCCGCGTCATCGACGTGCTGGGCCGGCAGTACCCGATCATCCTCACCGACTCGGGCACCGGTCTGCTCTACAGCGCGATGCGCGGGGTCCTCGACCTGGCCGACCAACTGATCGTCATCTCCACCCCGTCCGTGGACGGCGCCAGCAGCGCCAGCACCACCCTGGACTGGCTCTCCGCGCACGGCTACGGCGACCTGGTGCAGCGCAGCGTCACGGTCATCTCCGGAGTCCGCGAGACCGGCAAGATGATCAAGGTGGACGACATCGTGGCGCACTTCAGGACACGCTGCCGCGAGGTGGTGGTCGTCCCGTTCGACGAGCACCTGGCCGCGGGCGCGGAGCTGGATCTGGACATGATGCGGCCCAGGACGCGCGAGGCGTACTTCGACCTCGCCGCGCTGATCGCCGAGGACTTCTCACGCCACCAGCAGGAACAGGGCCTGTGGTCGCCCGGCGGGAACCCGCCGCACGTGGCACCGCCCATGCCGGGACAGCAGCCCCACCCCCAGTACCAGCAGCAGCCCCACCCCGGTGGGCCGGGTGGTCCGCCACCGTACGCGCAGCCCCAGCCGGGCCCCTACCCGCCCGGTCCGCAGCCCCAGCCCGGGCAGGCGCAGCCGTACGCGCCGCCGCAGCCCGGTGGGAACCCGCCCCACCCGGCACCACCGGCTCCCGGGGAGCAGTGGCGGCGACAGCCGCCCCCGGAACGGTGA